The genome window TTATGAGACCTGTTGGACCGAAAACAGTCCCTCCTGTGAAAAAAGATGTTGAAAAAGGCACAGGAGATTCTACCTTGCACAAAAACAACAAGAAGTCTTTTTGGCAAACTATGAATAAATATCTAGATCTGTCCCTCTTCAAACACAGAGGGTTTCTGATCTATTTGTCAGGAAATGTCATTATGTTTATCGGTTTCTTTGCTCCAATAGTATTCTTGGCTCCTTATGCCAAGCACAAGGGAATTGATGaatattctgctgcttttttgctaTCTATCTTAGCTTTTGTAGACATGTTTGCTAGGCCTTCAATGGGACTTGTAGCAAACTCCAAGTTTATCCGGCCAAAGATTCAGtacttttttagttttgctgTCATGTACAATGGCGTCTGTCATATCTTGTGCCCTCTGGCAACAAATTACACTGGCTTGGTGAtatatgctgtattttttgGGTTTGCATTTGGAATGGTTAGCAGCGTTCTTTTTGAGACATTGATGGACCTCGTTGGGGCTGCCAGATTTTCCAGTGCGGTTGGACTTGTCACCATCGTGGAATGTTGCCCTGTGCTCATAGGCCCTCCTCTAGGAGGTAAGAGTctcttttattccattttttcaGACATTACAGCATAATCATGCGATTTAGCATTGAATTAATATAAACACTGTTCTTAATGTTTAATGTTTTCGCTGTGACTGTAGCATCAGTTATCTTTGGGCTTTACAGCTGCAAATCCACACGAGAATCTAAAGGCATACATTGTATGCTTGTGCAATAGATAGATTAAGAGCATTCTCTACTGGCCCATCAATCCAGGTGATAAATGTGTGTTTTCCTGATAGCACATCGTGCTAACTTTGCAGCCTTGATTTACGTGTATTCAGCTCCAATTTGCTGTTTGCCAACACAGTTCTTACTCTCTTGAATGGGTCAAATCCACCGGTCAGTTGTGAAGATCTCACGGAGCAGCTTATAGTTTCTCTAACCTAGTGGCAGCACGAGGAGCACTCGCTTAGAATTAAAATAGCAACTTTAGTTTGTCTAAACGGAGAGGACTGGCATTTCCAGAGAGAAGAAATTGGCAGGGAGGTGCCAGACAGGACAGGGCGTGCTCAGCAGCCTCGGCAGGGTGCACGCACGGTGGGATTCCAGCGCGGTGCCGTGGAGCGTTGCGCCCTGGCGCGAGTTCACACCACCGCAGCCGGTCCTTTAGCCTCTTTCTAGAGACAACACATACATGTAAGGCAATTCAGAGTGCGAACTGACTGAAAGATGGCAATGTTGCCAGCTTCACTCTTTTCAGTGTAACGGGATCTTAAAGGGAGCCTGAGGGTATAGCTTGGACTATATTCATAACTTTTGGGCCTCCAGCACCCAAAATGATGAAGACTTTTGTCTaaagtttttctgtttgcttgctttttagtCAGTACTTAGTAATGCTGTTAGTAAGTTTTATAATCTTAAGGTTTCTGATGATATAAGAGACTAAAGAAATAGATGCTCAAATCTTATTGAAAATTACTGGTTGCTTGTGTATGTGTCTATTGCAGTGTAAGCCCAACAGTATGAAAATAAAGATAGTGAGATTACCGGCCTTGTGAACATGCACTATACCCACATAAACAGTGCCACAAAAGACAGCAAGATTACGTGTCTCCAAAACCATTTATACATATCAAAGTATTTTGAGGGTTAGTCAGTATTTCTATGAAAATAGCAATATGTCGagtgaaattttaaatatgtgAAAACAAATCCACTCACTTCAGTGCAATAATATTTGTCCAAGTGCATGTTTAAAAGTCCTCAAGATATTCCATATTTCCCTCAACTTGTAAGATACAAATTGAATTTGGTAATGGCAGAACAGCATCGCTTCTCACACAGACTCTTCCTATGCCATCTAGTGGGGGGAGGGAGCCTGGGACCACCAGAGTCCAGCCTCTTCTGTTAGGTTCTGAAATCAGTATTAATATTAACTCTAAAGATAGTAAATCTAATATTTATGGAGCAATAGCAAATGCAACTCTTTACTTTTCAGTATATTTGCTTTGCGGAAGTTTTGAAAAGCATGTGTTTGTGCTATAAAAGTATGAATTGATTTATCATGTTAAATAGAGACACCAAAGGGGATGAACATGTGGAAAAGCTGAATTCCAGTTTTGACTAGTTTAtatcctttaaaatattattctgaAGTAATGTTAATGcggaatttcatttttaatcatCAGTTTTATGAGACTGCTCACTGATAAAAAAACAGTAAATTGTACTGTTTACACTAATAGGTGAATTATGCACTTGCAGTGCTATTTGAGTTTTTCCTAATACGGGGctggagaaataaagaaaagactAAAACAATTTAATGGCTTGTAAATGTGTATTAGGTGAATAGGCTGGCATTATGGCTTCAACCGAGTAAAAGCATCTAAATACACACTAAATTGAAGCGCGTGGGTTATCCTGTGAAATTCAATGACAGTGTAGCAGAGTTCAGAGCTAAATACTTGGATACGTACGAATGTTGATTTGGGAGTTGGGAAAATTTAGAAAGAATGGCTCACAAAGTGGAAGGacagttatattttattttccttgtcatGACCAAATTAATCTCAGAGGTGTGGATGAAATTTTTAGGGGCAGGCTTCATAGTTTAAAACTCAGCAGTTGAGCATGAGAGCTGAAGGGACAAGCCTTTCTATCGCTTTCACCAGTCACAGGAAAGTAAAAGTGAAAAGCAGGCAGTTGATGCACAGTGACAGCAGCCTAAAAAGGCACATACCTCTTCATCCTACTGTCTGTATGCAGCCTCCGTGAGTGTCAGACAGTCACTCCAAAACAATAGGAAACAAAATTAGGAGGTGAATAAAATAATAAGGCTACGtaggaatgaaaatgaaagaactaAAAAACTGTCTGTCATTATTCGTTAAGCTTTACTTACTTTGTTCTTCAATATTTTATCATTGTCGGTGATTCCAATAACAATTGCTATCTTGACTAATCCAGATTTCATTAGAGTTCCTCTATATATGTTAGACAATTTGAACAcattgaaaatgcttttctgctcCAACTTCAAAACCAAGCAATATATAGCTCTTTCTCCGAGGGAAAGATCTAGATTGTATTGGGTATCCTATTCTAAAGATTCAGTTTCTCTCTTCTCGTCTTTGTATTTCAGGCTGGTTAGTGGATGTTACCGGTGAATACCAGTACATGTATTTTGTCTGCGGAGTGATTGTGATTGTGGCCAGTATCTGGCTGTTCATTGGCAATGCCATTAACTACAGGCTtttggcaaaagaaaagaagttagaagatgagaagcagaaagcGCAGAAGAACGCTGACTCAAAGGAAGCGGAACCATTAACAAACAATGAGAATGAAGATGctgccagcagagcagaaaaaggTCTTGAAGATCCTTCAGAAAGAGAAACCAATATTTAATCTGCAATATAGCTCAGAAGGCAACATTTATGACTTCCATTAGAAATATGTCTTCAAGACAGAGGCCAGGTTTTGTGGTAATAATGATCAGTCACAATATTGGATGGGAACAGATTTTTGCCCCATGGCAAGACTCTAAGTTAAATTACTATCTACcgtttatttatttcagtgataCAAAATTGAGATTACAGAGGTAGTGACTCCATGCAAATGAGTCCATCAAAGTATGAGTCTGGACAATCAAGAGTCAGGTAAACCCGACTATAAAGCCTTCcaatgaaaaacagttttgtgtCAAAAGTATATCTAATGCAAAAGTATCTCCTAGTCTTATTTGGGAAGATACTTTGTGTTCATCTTTAGAGAATTGTTAAAGTCTGTTGAAATAATCTGCCCAAACTGTACTTACCACTAATATTAAAAAGGATATAAGCTCaaacatttgtttcaaaagaGACAGAGTACCTGAGTGAAGcacactgaaacattttctcttttgtatgCCCACTAGATCAAAAAGATACATTATGTCTGTATAAACAATTATAATATGGATGTAAAAGTTAAGGCTAGAAGATGAACAATTGGTGGGCACCATCTCTAAAATACAATAAACAGCTGAATTACAATATATTCCAGAAGTTGTTTCCTCCTGTGATAGGTGACTACATTGTACTTCAACATATACATTTGAACACAAAGTACGTTCAGACCTCACTAATTCAAACTACGCTAAAATCTGCCTGTACATAAGAAGAATTTAAACCAAGATTTACATCCCTAACAAGAGTGGCAATTAGTTTGTTTGATTAGGTAATCCTGTATGGCTGAAGGACCTGGGCTGTGAAGCCTTCTTCCTAAAGGGACTAGATTCAGAACCTGTTACGAAGTCAAAAAGATACTCACCCTTGGATTTTGTGGCCTGAATCAGTTTCGTGGCAATGACTTCAAAGTAGATGCTTGGGTTTATTGGCAAGTCATTAGTTGCTCTGCTGAGAGGAGATTTAGGGTCTAACTTCAGGTCTTTGCAGACAGGTAACTTCATACCAGTTCTCACCTCCCTTTCCAAAGTATTTAGTGAAAAGCTACTTCTTTTTTGTAATGCCAGTTCAAGCAAAAATGCTGCAAGGCACATTGACAGTGCCAGTCTGGAACCTTTGTACTGACGTATTGTTTTTGTGCAGGATATTTGGTCTTGTGTCTACAATTTCACACAGACACCCATATAAATCAAAATGTACATAATTGTTCTTCTTCCTttaggcaaaagaaag of Haliaeetus albicilla chromosome 14, bHalAlb1.1, whole genome shotgun sequence contains these proteins:
- the SLC16A7 gene encoding monocarboxylate transporter 2, with the translated sequence MPPAAAPQYPPPDGGWGWVVVFGAFISIGFSYAFPKAITVFFKEIQEIFHTSYSEIAWISSIMLAVMYAGGPISSILVNKYGSRPVMIAGGILCSFGMIASSFCNSVLELYLCIGVVGGLGLAFNLQPALTMIGKYFYKKRPIANGLAMAGSPVFLSTLAPLNQFLFNAFGWKGSFLILGGLLLNCCVAGSLMRPVGPKTVPPVKKDVEKGTGDSTLHKNNKKSFWQTMNKYLDLSLFKHRGFLIYLSGNVIMFIGFFAPIVFLAPYAKHKGIDEYSAAFLLSILAFVDMFARPSMGLVANSKFIRPKIQYFFSFAVMYNGVCHILCPLATNYTGLVIYAVFFGFAFGMVSSVLFETLMDLVGAARFSSAVGLVTIVECCPVLIGPPLGGWLVDVTGEYQYMYFVCGVIVIVASIWLFIGNAINYRLLAKEKKLEDEKQKAQKNADSKEAEPLTNNENEDAASRAEKGLEDPSERETNI